The following coding sequences lie in one Apium graveolens cultivar Ventura chromosome 1, ASM990537v1, whole genome shotgun sequence genomic window:
- the LOC141670528 gene encoding protein NRT1/ PTR FAMILY 4.6-like: MLKILLINQCEAADSSQAVILYTGLYLVVFGDGGLKAALPSLGADQFDESDPEESNTLSSFFNWFLFFVITGAIFGVTFLVWISENEGWNWGFGVSTFAVAITILFLCMGRSLCRNNVPKGSPLSRIMQFWNGKMAVGMFLDDSCLGFEHLIETGDS, encoded by the exons ATGCTTAAGATATTACTAATAAATCAATGTGAGGCTGCAGATAGTAGCCAAGCTGTGATTCTATACACTGGCCTATATTTAGTCGTATTTGGGGATGGTGGACTAAAAGCGGCGCTTCCTTCCTTGGGAGCAgaccagtttgatgagtcagacCCTGAAGAGTCTAATACCCTTTCTAGTTTCTTTAACTGGTTCCTATTTTTTGTTATTACCGGGGCTATCTTTGGTGTCACTTTCTTGGTCTGGATTAGTGAAAATGAAGGCTGGAACTGGGGATTTGGGGTGTCTACTTTTGCAGTAGCAATCACAATCTTGTTCCTGTGCATGGGAAGATCACTCTGCAGGAACAATGTCCCAAAAGGAAGCCCACTCAGTCGAATAATGCAG ttttggaatggtaaaatggCAGTTGGTATGTTTTTGGATGACTCTTGTTTGGGTTTTGAGCATTTGATTGAAACAGGGGATtcatga